Proteins encoded within one genomic window of Methanosarcina barkeri str. Wiesmoor:
- a CDS encoding peptidylprolyl isomerase: MAVWKGKKVVLHTTMGDITIEFFEDMPITAGNFAKLVEKGFYDGVIFHRVIDKFMIQGGDPTGTGMGGPGYEIPDEFTNHNRNDRGTLSMANAGPNTGGSQFFINLVNNNYLDKMHPVFGKVVEGMDVVDSIGKVKTDRQDRPKTEVKITKAELV; the protein is encoded by the coding sequence ATGGCTGTATGGAAAGGAAAGAAAGTGGTTCTTCACACCACTATGGGTGATATAACAATTGAATTCTTTGAGGACATGCCAATTACGGCAGGAAATTTCGCAAAACTCGTTGAGAAAGGTTTCTACGACGGAGTTATTTTCCACAGGGTGATCGACAAATTCATGATCCAGGGCGGAGACCCGACAGGTACAGGCATGGGAGGGCCAGGCTACGAGATCCCGGACGAGTTTACGAATCATAACCGCAATGATAGGGGCACTCTATCCATGGCAAACGCAGGCCCGAATACAGGCGGCAGCCAGTTCTTTATCAACCTTGTGAATAATAATTATCTCGACAAGATGCACCCTGTCTTCGGAAAGGTAGTGGAGGGGATGGATGTTGTGGATTCTATAGGAAAAGTAAAAACTGACCGCCAGGACCGCCCGAAAACCGAAGTGAAAATTACGAAAGCTGAACTTGTCTGA
- a CDS encoding co-chaperone YbbN yields the protein MKKSVILLILLVLVLFTAGCDEKTPENSTSSEANMEKSVVAITQLEQVNTSLQKNPVFVKVGSRWCPECRSLKPVLDKLAVEYQGKATIASIDADKNLELAEYFEVEFIPDSFVIVGIENGTYVYMQENGNVSTDRSKARFVGRNDTDEEMFKNVLNLALIQKEKADANETKR from the coding sequence ATGAAGAAATCAGTTATATTACTGATCTTGCTTGTATTAGTACTCTTTACGGCTGGATGTGATGAAAAAACTCCAGAAAATTCAACAAGTTCAGAGGCAAACATGGAGAAAAGTGTTGTGGCTATAACCCAACTGGAGCAGGTAAACACATCCCTTCAGAAAAATCCTGTCTTTGTGAAGGTAGGATCTAGATGGTGTCCAGAGTGCCGGTCTTTGAAGCCCGTTCTTGATAAATTAGCGGTAGAATACCAGGGAAAAGCAACTATTGCTTCCATAGATGCAGACAAAAACCTAGAACTTGCAGAATATTTCGAAGTAGAGTTCATTCCGGACTCTTTTGTGATTGTGGGCATTGAAAATGGAACATATGTCTATATGCAGGAGAATGGGAATGTCAGCACAGACAGATCTAAGGCCAGGTTTGTTGGACGAAATGATACTGATGAAGAAATGTTTAAAAACGTTCTGAATCTTGCCCTTATTCAAAAGGAAAAAGCAGACGCAAATGAAACGAAACGTTGA
- the trpE gene encoding anthranilate synthase component I, translating to MLSFDLGKEEFKKLASGVSQPGFIQLLARIDNLTCSPLELYHALRASGTSGYSYLLESVEKQETKARYSFVGNDPDAVVKIGDRKISLELLNPNASPFFEEIQSKTKDACGCETIEEENPEKENSELGNLKFTAPIPKGKDGFDALRLVFPSANGMGLLNTKRFDRQTFLGGAIGYTAYDAIYDSWLGVKKGFESEIPELQYLLVSKTFVFDHMTEEIYIVVTPFIIPGANVGEIYEKALLEAEKLYTTLKEAALSGDSVEIAIPGGSIFPGLPVSDCNAGKKKFEDSVVQAKEHIFAGDIFQVVLSRKCEFTLEQSPFELYMQLRAINPSPYMYIFEFGDLAIVGASPETLLTVHERTLITNPIAGTCPRGKTEAEDEAFAAHMMHDEKERAEHVMLVDLGRNDVRMVTESGSVKVSEFMKVLKYSHVQHIESKVIGTLRPECDQFDAFRAIFPAGTLSGAPKIRAMEIISELETSPRGIYGGGVGYYSWNGDADFAIVIRTIIVQGKKASVQAGAGIVADSDPGYEFRETERKMGAMLAAIGEEH from the coding sequence ATGCTTTCCTTTGACCTTGGAAAAGAAGAATTCAAAAAACTTGCTTCAGGAGTAAGCCAGCCAGGCTTTATCCAGCTCCTTGCAAGAATCGATAATTTAACATGTTCTCCTCTTGAACTTTACCACGCCCTGAGGGCATCAGGGACCTCAGGTTATTCGTACCTGCTGGAATCAGTGGAAAAACAGGAAACTAAGGCAAGGTACTCTTTTGTTGGAAATGATCCTGATGCCGTAGTTAAGATAGGTGACAGGAAAATCTCTCTTGAACTCCTTAACCCAAATGCTTCGCCTTTTTTTGAAGAAATTCAGTCGAAAACCAAAGATGCCTGTGGGTGTGAAACCATAGAGGAGGAGAATCCGGAGAAAGAAAACTCAGAACTGGGAAATTTAAAATTCACGGCTCCAATTCCTAAGGGAAAAGATGGTTTCGATGCCCTTCGCCTGGTTTTTCCTTCTGCAAACGGGATGGGTCTCCTGAACACAAAACGTTTTGACAGACAGACTTTCCTGGGCGGGGCCATAGGCTATACAGCTTATGATGCTATTTACGATAGCTGGTTAGGGGTCAAAAAAGGCTTTGAGTCCGAAATTCCGGAACTCCAGTACCTGCTGGTTTCGAAAACTTTTGTTTTCGACCATATGACTGAAGAGATATATATCGTAGTCACTCCTTTCATAATTCCGGGTGCAAATGTAGGAGAAATATATGAAAAAGCTCTCCTGGAAGCCGAAAAGCTCTATACCACACTTAAGGAAGCTGCACTCTCAGGAGACTCAGTAGAAATCGCAATACCAGGCGGATCAATCTTTCCAGGCTTACCTGTTTCGGACTGCAATGCCGGAAAAAAGAAGTTTGAGGACTCGGTAGTCCAGGCGAAAGAGCATATTTTTGCAGGAGATATTTTTCAGGTAGTTCTTTCCAGGAAATGTGAGTTTACACTCGAACAGTCACCTTTTGAACTTTATATGCAGCTTCGGGCAATTAATCCAAGTCCTTATATGTACATCTTTGAGTTTGGAGACCTGGCAATTGTCGGGGCAAGCCCTGAAACTCTGCTGACTGTCCATGAAAGGACTCTAATTACAAATCCGATTGCAGGCACTTGTCCCCGTGGAAAAACCGAAGCCGAAGATGAAGCCTTTGCTGCACACATGATGCATGATGAAAAAGAAAGGGCTGAACACGTGATGCTTGTCGATCTTGGGAGAAACGATGTAAGAATGGTTACGGAAAGCGGCTCGGTGAAGGTTTCCGAATTCATGAAAGTCCTGAAATATTCCCATGTCCAGCATATCGAAAGTAAGGTTATAGGTACCCTGAGACCGGAATGTGACCAGTTTGATGCTTTCAGGGCAATATTTCCGGCAGGAACTCTCTCAGGAGCTCCGAAAATCCGCGCCATGGAAATTATTTCCGAACTTGAAACTTCCCCGAGAGGGATCTACGGAGGAGGGGTCGGATATTACAGCTGGAACGGAGACGCCGATTTTGCAATCGTAATTCGGACCATTATTGTCCAGGGCAAGAAAGCATCAGTGCAGGCTGGAGCAGGAATCGTAGCTGATTCTGATCCTGGTTATGAATTCAGGGAAACCGAACGTAAGATGGGAGCAATGCTTGCGGCAATTGGCGAAGAACATTAA
- a CDS encoding adenosylcobalamin-dependent ribonucleoside-diphosphate reductase — protein sequence MFTGDEIFVWEKEVELDILVSETLKARYLHEGENNWEDICERVAEAVALTDEEYLDFKDLMLRKVFLPSSPTLMNAGTEFGQLAACFVIPVEDKVEEIFDSIKAAALIQKTGGGTGFDFSKIRPEGSSNSCGDDATSGPVAVMKLFNEATEIVKQFGRRRGANMGILDISHNDILSFIRSKHVEGELSNFNISVMVPDAFMELVEADKADEVWNRQTDVTVGRIFSEIVEGIWRNGEPGILFYDRINRDNFTPALGDISATNPCGEEPLLPFEACNLGSINLSLCVIDGKVNWDFLREVAGKAIRFLDNEIDKNAYPVPEIETATKRTRKVGLGVMGLHDMLLKIGLPYDSQEALELAEKLMEQITWASIRESRKLAVEKGSFPGYEDSTWELPMRNAALTAVAPTGTISILAGCSAGIEPVFSWVYRRTQTVGREFMLVHPFFKAHFKSKLSEADYSWLLEHVYKYGTLQDVENPELVSEEEKQLFRSALDIDWKAHIDMQAAFQRHCHAGISKTINMPASAGKEDIDKALVYAWKQGLKGLTIYRTGSRQYVVLSLQKF from the coding sequence ATGTTCACAGGAGACGAGATCTTTGTGTGGGAAAAAGAAGTGGAATTGGATATTCTGGTAAGTGAGACCCTTAAAGCCAGGTATCTGCATGAAGGGGAAAATAATTGGGAGGACATCTGCGAGAGAGTTGCAGAAGCAGTTGCATTAACTGATGAAGAGTATCTAGATTTCAAAGACCTCATGCTTAGAAAGGTTTTTCTTCCAAGCTCGCCGACGCTCATGAATGCGGGCACAGAGTTTGGGCAACTTGCAGCTTGTTTCGTAATTCCTGTAGAAGACAAAGTCGAGGAAATCTTCGATTCGATTAAAGCTGCAGCCTTGATCCAGAAAACCGGAGGAGGCACAGGGTTTGATTTTTCAAAAATACGTCCCGAAGGTTCTTCTAACTCATGTGGCGATGACGCGACGAGCGGTCCTGTAGCTGTCATGAAACTTTTCAATGAGGCAACTGAGATCGTAAAACAGTTTGGAAGGCGACGAGGTGCCAATATGGGCATCCTTGATATTTCCCACAATGATATCCTTTCTTTCATCAGGTCAAAGCATGTCGAAGGAGAGTTGAGCAATTTCAATATCTCGGTTATGGTGCCTGATGCTTTCATGGAACTTGTTGAAGCAGATAAGGCTGATGAAGTTTGGAACAGGCAAACAGATGTGACAGTCGGGCGCATATTTTCCGAGATTGTAGAAGGAATCTGGAGAAACGGCGAACCAGGCATTCTTTTTTATGATCGAATAAACAGGGACAACTTCACGCCTGCACTTGGTGATATCTCGGCCACAAACCCCTGCGGGGAGGAACCACTTCTGCCTTTTGAAGCCTGCAACCTGGGCAGCATAAACCTTTCTCTTTGTGTTATAGACGGGAAAGTAAACTGGGACTTTCTCAGGGAAGTAGCTGGAAAAGCGATCCGTTTTCTGGATAATGAAATTGATAAAAATGCATATCCTGTTCCGGAGATCGAGACTGCAACTAAGAGGACCAGGAAAGTAGGGCTTGGGGTAATGGGACTTCACGATATGCTTTTAAAGATTGGGCTGCCCTACGACTCACAGGAAGCTCTCGAGCTTGCGGAAAAGCTTATGGAACAGATTACCTGGGCTTCGATCAGGGAATCAAGGAAGCTTGCTGTGGAGAAAGGAAGTTTTCCGGGATATGAGGATTCCACATGGGAACTTCCTATGAGGAATGCTGCATTAACCGCAGTCGCTCCGACAGGCACGATCAGCATTCTTGCCGGTTGTTCGGCAGGAATTGAGCCTGTTTTCAGCTGGGTTTACAGGCGAACTCAGACCGTAGGCAGGGAATTTATGCTTGTTCATCCGTTTTTTAAGGCGCATTTCAAATCAAAACTGTCGGAAGCTGACTATAGCTGGCTTCTGGAGCATGTCTATAAATACGGTACGTTGCAGGATGTGGAAAATCCAGAACTTGTAAGCGAAGAGGAAAAGCAGCTTTTCAGGTCAGCCCTTGACATTGACTGGAAGGCTCATATTGATATGCAGGCCGCATTTCAACGACATTGCCATGCAGGAATTTCGAAAACTATCAATATGCCTGCTTCCGCAGGAAAAGAGGATATCGACAAGGCTTTGGTTTATGCCTGGAAACAGGGGTTAAAGGGGCTTACTATTTATAGGACTGGAAGCAGACAGTATGTGGTGCTCAGCCTACAAAAATTTTAA
- the trpD gene encoding anthranilate phosphoribosyltransferase, with protein sequence MQRYIQRLEEGHDLSPEEAEDAVGKILSTAQDEEIGRFLLALRAKGEKPEEIAGFVRGMKKAGKTIRPKTSFRLVDTCGTGGDGLNTINISTAAAIVTAAAGVPVAKHGNRAATSMSGSSDVLDALGIKTDLEPEAVRQTIEEIGIGFMFAPVFHPAMKRVAGVRKKLGVRTVFNILGPLTNPAGTKGQVIGVFDKKLCEPIAYALAELGTEHALVVHGDGMDEITNTGETYVAELKDGKVSTYTLTPEALGMLRANPEDIKGGTPKENARDLLCIFKGQKGPKRDIVVMNAAAALYVGGIVGSIRQAIPIAEDAIDSGKVMVKFNQFKTFTSEFYRQKNKESLSGKSMSMRSRTSILSPASGERV encoded by the coding sequence ATGCAGAGATATATTCAAAGGCTGGAAGAAGGGCATGATCTGAGCCCCGAAGAAGCTGAAGACGCAGTAGGTAAAATTCTGAGTACAGCACAGGATGAGGAAATCGGGAGATTTCTGCTTGCTCTGAGGGCAAAAGGTGAAAAGCCCGAAGAAATCGCGGGTTTTGTAAGGGGAATGAAAAAAGCCGGAAAAACGATCCGGCCCAAAACATCTTTCAGGCTTGTGGATACCTGCGGGACAGGAGGAGACGGCCTTAATACAATCAATATATCGACAGCAGCCGCAATTGTTACTGCTGCAGCAGGTGTTCCCGTAGCCAAGCACGGAAACCGGGCTGCCACTTCAATGTCAGGGAGTTCGGATGTACTTGACGCCCTGGGAATTAAAACTGACCTGGAGCCCGAAGCTGTCAGGCAAACGATTGAAGAGATAGGAATAGGGTTCATGTTTGCTCCGGTTTTTCACCCGGCTATGAAGAGGGTTGCAGGGGTAAGGAAAAAACTCGGAGTTCGTACGGTTTTCAATATTCTTGGGCCCCTGACTAACCCGGCAGGTACTAAAGGGCAGGTAATAGGGGTTTTTGATAAAAAACTCTGTGAACCAATAGCCTATGCTCTTGCGGAACTCGGGACCGAGCATGCTCTTGTTGTGCACGGAGATGGAATGGATGAGATTACAAATACGGGTGAAACCTATGTTGCGGAGTTAAAGGACGGCAAGGTTTCAACCTATACGTTAACTCCGGAAGCTCTTGGCATGCTGCGGGCAAATCCCGAGGATATAAAGGGCGGCACTCCAAAAGAAAATGCAAGAGATCTGCTTTGCATCTTTAAGGGCCAGAAAGGACCAAAAAGAGATATTGTAGTCATGAATGCGGCTGCCGCCCTTTATGTAGGCGGGATAGTAGGTTCTATCCGGCAAGCAATTCCTATTGCCGAAGATGCCATTGACAGTGGAAAGGTCATGGTTAAATTCAACCAGTTCAAGACTTTTACTTCAGAGTTTTACAGACAGAAAAACAAGGAAAGTCTTTCGGGAAAAAGCATGTCAATGCGCTCAAGAACTTCCATATTAAGCCCGGCCTCGGGAGAGAGGGTATGA
- a CDS encoding PKD domain-containing protein: MSASVAHAESYKFVTKWGSYGNGAGQFHYPRAIVATSSGYIYVADSGNNRVQEFNSNGKFINQWSSTNDVSLGSVNGVAIDSSGDVYVADTNNRIVKFDKNGNFITKFGSYGSGNVQFKNARDICLDSSGNIYVADTGNNRIQKLDNNGNYLVQWGSYGSSNGQFKNPIDVALDSLDNVYVADKDNHCIKKFDSNGNYLMQFGNSGNGDGQFNNIISVFVDSSGNIYVSDRGNTRIQKFDSDGNYLTHWGSYGTNDGQFKNPEDIGVDSSGNVYVADADNNRIQKFAPVYPPVTNFVSNVTTGYAPLAVKFTDTSTGTPFSWTWNFGDGTFSTVKNPTHTYSKAGKYTVKLTATNEGGNSTAAKTNYITVKTTTVKPVAIFSASPTSGKAPLKVTFTDKSTGSPTKWKWNFGDGSKSFLQNPSHKYSKAGKYTVSLTVKNDKGSNTVTKTNYLTVVAKPVAAFSASPTSGKAPLKVTFTDKSTGSPTKWKWNFGDGTTSAKQNPIHKYSKAGKYKVTLTVANAAGINTVTKTNYITVIAKPAAAFSASPTSGKAPLKVTFSDKSTGTPTKWKWTFGDGSKSFLQNPTHKYSKAGKYKVILTVTNTAGSNTVTKTNYITVVAKPVAAFSASPTSGKAPLKVTFSDKSTGTPTKWKWNFGDGATSIKQNPVHKYSNVGSYTVKLTVTNAAGSNTKTISNYIILKSK; encoded by the coding sequence ATGAGTGCATCAGTTGCGCACGCTGAAAGTTATAAGTTTGTTACTAAATGGGGTTCTTATGGCAATGGAGCTGGACAATTCCATTATCCACGTGCTATTGTTGCAACTTCATCTGGATATATTTATGTTGCCGATTCCGGAAACAATCGAGTTCAGGAATTTAATAGCAATGGTAAATTCATTAACCAGTGGAGCTCTACTAATGATGTATCACTGGGTTCTGTAAATGGTGTTGCTATAGATTCTTCAGGTGATGTTTATGTTGCTGATACTAACAATCGCATTGTGAAGTTTGACAAAAATGGTAATTTCATTACAAAATTTGGTTCTTATGGAAGTGGCAATGTACAGTTTAAAAATGCTCGCGATATTTGTTTAGATTCATCTGGCAATATTTATGTTGCCGATACGGGCAATAATCGAATTCAGAAGCTTGATAACAATGGAAATTATTTGGTGCAATGGGGCTCTTATGGCAGCAGTAATGGACAATTCAAGAATCCTATTGATGTTGCCTTAGATTCTTTGGATAACGTTTATGTTGCTGACAAAGATAATCATTGCATTAAAAAGTTTGATAGTAACGGCAATTATCTAATGCAATTCGGTAATTCTGGCAATGGTGATGGACAGTTTAATAACATTATAAGTGTTTTTGTTGACTCTTCTGGCAATATTTATGTTTCTGACAGAGGAAATACTCGCATTCAGAAGTTTGACAGTGACGGCAATTATCTAACACACTGGGGTTCTTATGGAACAAATGATGGGCAATTCAAAAATCCTGAAGATATTGGTGTAGATTCTTCAGGCAATGTTTATGTTGCTGATGCTGACAACAATCGCATTCAGAAGTTTGCTCCAGTATATCCACCAGTAACTAATTTTGTCAGCAATGTTACCACAGGCTATGCTCCCCTGGCAGTAAAGTTTACTGACACAAGTACAGGAACACCATTTTCCTGGACATGGAACTTTGGAGATGGGACTTTTTCAACGGTAAAGAATCCGACACATACATATTCCAAAGCAGGAAAATACACCGTAAAACTTACTGCAACAAATGAAGGGGGCAACAGTACTGCAGCAAAAACAAATTATATAACTGTCAAAACGACTACTGTAAAACCTGTTGCTATATTTTCCGCATCTCCAACCTCTGGAAAAGCACCGTTAAAAGTTACTTTTACTGACAAAAGTACAGGGTCACCGACTAAATGGAAATGGAATTTTGGAGACGGGTCAAAGTCATTCCTCCAAAATCCAAGTCATAAGTATTCAAAAGCAGGAAAATATACCGTTAGCTTAACTGTAAAGAATGATAAGGGCAGTAATACGGTAACAAAAACAAACTATCTAACAGTAGTAGCAAAACCTGTTGCTGCATTTTCTGCCTCTCCAACCTCCGGAAAAGCACCGTTAAAAGTTACTTTTACTGACAAAAGCACAGGGTCACCGACTAAATGGAAATGGAATTTTGGAGACGGAACAACTTCAGCAAAACAGAATCCAATTCATAAGTATTCAAAGGCAGGAAAGTATAAAGTGACACTTACAGTTGCCAACGCAGCGGGTATTAATACGGTAACAAAAACAAACTATATAACAGTAATAGCAAAGCCAGCTGCTGCATTTTCTGCCTCCCCAACCTCCGGAAAAGCACCATTAAAAGTTACCTTTAGTGACAAAAGTACAGGAACACCAACGAAATGGAAATGGACCTTTGGAGATGGATCAAAGTCATTCCTCCAAAATCCGACTCATAAGTATTCAAAGGCAGGAAAGTATAAAGTGATACTTACGGTTACCAACACAGCAGGTAGTAATACGGTAACAAAAACAAATTATATAACAGTAGTAGCAAAACCTGTTGCTGCATTTTCCGCTTCTCCAACTTCCGGAAAAGCACCATTAAAAGTTACCTTTTCTGACAAAAGTACAGGAACGCCGACTAAATGGAAATGGAATTTTGGAGATGGAGCTACTTCAATCAAGCAGAATCCAGTCCATAAGTATTCCAATGTAGGTAGTTATACTGTTAAGTTGACAGTAACGAATGCTGCTGGAAGTAACACTAAAACTATTTCTAATTATATTATATTGAAAAGTAAGTAA
- the trpA gene encoding tryptophan synthase subunit alpha translates to MERQKISEKFSELREKKEGALICYVMAGDPSAEKTGEIVKALVNGGADIIELGFPFSDPVADGPTIQVAGQRSLAAGMDTQRYFELIKNLDVGIPLVCMTYYNPVFRYGVEKFVEKAADAGISGLIVPDIPVEEAADLKNSCEKHGLDLIFLIAPTTTEGRVQKILERGSGFLYLVSRLGVTGAREDVSSSTRELLSRVETGLPKAVGFGISTGEQAAEVRDAGADAVIVGSAFVKIIDEGKDVNERLEALAKELKSGIKRAS, encoded by the coding sequence ATGGAGAGGCAAAAAATCTCCGAAAAATTCTCCGAACTCAGGGAAAAAAAGGAAGGTGCTCTGATCTGTTACGTAATGGCAGGAGACCCGTCCGCAGAAAAAACCGGGGAAATTGTAAAAGCTCTGGTGAACGGAGGTGCGGATATCATAGAACTAGGTTTTCCCTTCTCAGACCCTGTAGCGGACGGCCCGACAATCCAGGTGGCAGGACAGAGGTCACTTGCAGCAGGAATGGATACACAGCGTTATTTTGAGCTTATTAAAAACCTGGATGTTGGAATTCCACTTGTTTGCATGACCTATTACAACCCTGTATTCAGGTACGGAGTGGAAAAATTTGTAGAAAAGGCTGCAGATGCCGGAATAAGCGGACTGATAGTACCCGATATCCCGGTTGAAGAAGCGGCTGACCTGAAAAATAGCTGTGAAAAGCACGGGCTTGACCTTATCTTTCTAATTGCACCCACAACAACCGAGGGAAGAGTCCAGAAAATCCTGGAAAGAGGTTCAGGTTTCCTTTACCTTGTCTCGAGGCTTGGGGTCACTGGAGCCAGGGAAGATGTCTCATCCTCTACCAGAGAGCTACTTTCCAGAGTAGAAACCGGGCTTCCTAAGGCTGTGGGATTTGGAATCTCAACAGGAGAGCAAGCTGCAGAAGTTAGAGACGCCGGAGCAGATGCAGTTATAGTCGGCTCGGCTTTTGTTAAGATTATAGATGAAGGAAAAGACGTAAACGAAAGGCTGGAAGCCCTTGCAAAGGAACTCAAATCCGGCATCAAAAGAGCCAGTTAA
- a CDS encoding indole-3-glycerol-phosphate synthase: MHASILHILNTTKTRVQALGPQTSSESQEMGFEKRDFISAVTDAKADGRVPVIAEVKPASPGKTFRDISPAKAAELAWEMEEAGAVAISVLTEPGVFRGSLENLDSVRNKVCLPILRKDFIIDKLQLEEAQSDLVLLIAGILGEQLGNFVELALKKGVEPLVEVHNRKELDLALKTDTRVIGINNRDLETLEINLGTTEELAPIIRECDLDHGTRHLIISESGMNSVRDVRRVIQAGADAVLIGSALMENASVFDKTKEFVQGAGWRQ; the protein is encoded by the coding sequence ATGCACGCTTCAATTCTCCACATCCTCAACACAACAAAAACCCGTGTCCAGGCCCTGGGACCGCAGACTTCCAGTGAAAGCCAGGAGATGGGATTTGAGAAAAGGGACTTTATCTCGGCAGTGACAGATGCAAAAGCCGACGGTAGGGTGCCTGTAATTGCAGAGGTCAAGCCCGCATCGCCAGGGAAAACTTTCAGGGATATTTCGCCTGCAAAGGCTGCCGAGCTTGCATGGGAAATGGAAGAAGCAGGAGCTGTTGCAATTTCAGTCCTGACCGAGCCTGGGGTATTCAGAGGATCACTTGAAAACCTGGACTCAGTTAGAAATAAGGTCTGCTTGCCTATCCTGAGGAAAGACTTTATAATTGACAAGTTACAGCTTGAAGAAGCTCAAAGTGATCTCGTACTCCTGATTGCAGGAATCCTTGGAGAACAACTAGGAAATTTTGTTGAGCTTGCCCTTAAAAAGGGAGTGGAGCCTCTAGTAGAGGTTCACAACAGAAAAGAGCTTGATCTGGCCCTGAAAACTGACACAAGAGTAATAGGAATTAATAACAGAGACCTTGAAACTCTTGAAATCAACCTCGGAACCACAGAAGAGCTGGCCCCAATTATTCGGGAATGCGACCTTGATCACGGAACCAGGCATCTGATAATAAGCGAAAGCGGAATGAACAGCGTACGAGATGTCAGACGGGTAATCCAGGCAGGTGCGGATGCCGTACTGATAGGTTCCGCACTTATGGAAAATGCTTCTGTTTTTGATAAAACGAAAGAATTCGTCCAGGGCGCTGGTTGGCGTCAATAA
- a CDS encoding phosphoribosylanthranilate isomerase, which yields MTAKVKTRIKICGIRSPEEIEIAALYGADAVGFITEVPVESPRKLDSDTAAYLVSRVPETLSSVLVIMPENADTAVGLINKIKPDIVQIHSRLPHLELEIIKEKTGIPIIKTLSVPAQGEASNAGSGNPASVSSLLEEVSLLEEADIVDSILLDTARSEKPGGTGCVHDWALSRRISEETRLPLILAGGLKPENVRGAIRAVSPYAVDTASGVETCGKKDAVKIKSFIEEVRCANAFL from the coding sequence ATGACAGCGAAAGTGAAAACGAGAATAAAGATCTGTGGAATCCGCAGCCCTGAAGAAATCGAAATTGCAGCCCTTTACGGAGCCGATGCAGTTGGGTTTATTACAGAAGTTCCTGTCGAGAGCCCAAGAAAGCTTGATTCCGATACTGCCGCTTACCTCGTGTCCAGAGTCCCTGAAACCCTGAGTTCCGTACTGGTTATCATGCCTGAAAACGCGGATACTGCCGTAGGTCTGATTAATAAAATAAAACCCGATATCGTGCAGATCCACTCCAGACTGCCCCATCTCGAACTTGAAATAATAAAAGAAAAAACGGGCATCCCTATCATAAAAACTCTGTCCGTACCTGCACAGGGAGAGGCTTCAAACGCAGGTTCCGGAAATCCTGCTTCTGTCTCAAGCCTACTTGAAGAGGTCAGTCTACTGGAAGAAGCCGACATTGTAGATTCCATTCTGCTTGATACGGCAAGGTCCGAAAAGCCCGGAGGCACAGGCTGTGTGCACGACTGGGCTCTGAGCCGGCGAATCTCAGAAGAAACGCGACTTCCCCTTATCCTTGCAGGCGGGCTCAAGCCTGAAAACGTGCGGGGAGCAATCAGGGCTGTTTCGCCTTATGCTGTGGACACAGCATCCGGGGTTGAGACCTGCGGGAAAAAAGATGCCGTAAAAATCAAAAGTTTTATTGAAGAAGTGAGGTGTGCCAATGCTTTCCTTTGA